From the genome of Salvelinus namaycush isolate Seneca chromosome 1, SaNama_1.0, whole genome shotgun sequence:
TGAATGTGACTTTTTTCACTCATGCTTATTCACTTCCTTTTACAGGGGTGGGTGGGGATGCGCTGTGATCCAAACCCAAAACCCAGAAACTGGACATAACTGGTGTGTTTAGGATGGCGTGCAGGCACGAGCATCCGCTGAAGTTCCTGAacctgaagagaggagagaagtatGTTGATTGATGcatgtgggtgggtggatggatggatgcttCAGATGTGTAGCTGGTGTAGTTTAGTTATATATAACATTGGCTACAATGACTGATGTTGAACAGTCATTTCCGGCTTGCAAATGCACTATTTTAAGGCTTGTGtaaatgtcctgcttaatataatgtttgtgtcatcatcacaTATCAACTCCCTTATAGTTAAAAAACATTTCAACTTCAAAATGTCTCTTTTGGCTAGCTTTTGCTACAGCCTATGTCaatgagcgttagcattctagctaacaaatgctgcatccaaaatagttatttttcaaagatcacaaccaaataCAATCTTAGTGACTGTTCAAGCAAGAAtcaaaacattgtaaatgtatgAGAATCCCAAAAAATTATTTTGTTTCGAAGTAATACAAAGTTAAATCTAGGCTATGTTGAATGGGCGCAGATGGCAATGGCTTTCTTACTGCAGCCAAGAGTCACACGCATTTGTGCGTGATGCCAGTGTGTCCGGTACTGGAAAGGGGTCTATACTGGATGTACAGAATACATCCAGCATCCAGATCAGAGTTACAGTCCCATACGGAACCATTCCATGTACACACAGCACCGCACTCACATGGTTGATGACTGAGCTCCTTTCGTTTTATCTGCTGTTCTTTGTGCAATAATTATGAATGCTATCATATGTAGCTTGTTAGCTGGTGTGCCAAAGGCTATAGATGTCAGTTACCTTGTTTTTTTGTGGGAAAGCCAAAGTTGATTTCAAAGACATCTAAAAAGTACCCTTTTGCCGTGATATTGTGTATCTTAATGCTATGACCCGGTGTCGAACCAGGGATGCTGCAGCCACAACGCagagtactaactactatacgaTCACAGCGAGCTACCGGGGCTTGAACGTCAGGGGGAAATAATGGGCTTGAATTTTGCAAGTGAAATCCATGGGAAATCATTTTGACATTGCaaaaatgtgcattttacattAAATTCAAGAAGTGAAATCATTTTGATATGTAATAATATACTGAATTCAATGATTTTATATTGGAATGTTCAgagtgattttttaaaatgttattgcTACCCCtttttgtagtgtgtgtgtttgcccttTAACTGCAGAATCCCAGGTTCAAGCTCCACAACTATTTCCCTTCAATCGCTAGTGCATTGGTGGCAGCAGTGGGATAATCCCCACGGTTTCTCAGGCCTGTGTTGTAAGTGATCCTCTATATCTAGAGAGtctagatcaggggtgtcaaactcattccacggagggccgactGTCTGCAAGTTTtaggtttttcctttcaattaagacctataCAAACAggtgttccttactaattagtgatcTTCATTCCTCAATCAATTCCAAGAGTGGAGTAATTTAcatacagctgcaacatcgagagcatcctgactggttgcatcactgcctggtacggtaattgctcggcctccgaccgcaaggcacttcagagggtagtgcgtacggcccagtacatcactggggctaagctgcctgccatcacGGACATCTAAACCAGgcaatgtcagaggaaggccctacaaattgtcaaagaccccagccaccccagtcatagactgttctctctactaccgcatggcaagcggtaccagagtgccaagtctaggacaaaaaggcttctcaacagtttttacccccaagccataagactcctgaacaggtaatcaaatggctacccggactatttgcattgtgtgccccccccccccaacccctcttttatgctgctgctactctctgtctatcatacatgcatagtcactttaactatacattcatgtacatatgtacatactacctcaattggcccgaccaaccagtcctcccgcacattggctaaccaggctatctgcattgtgtcccgccacccaccacccgccaacccctctttacgctacCTCTTTacgctactctctgttcatcatatatgaatagtcactttaaccatatctacatgtacatactacctcaatcagcctgactaactgatgtctgtatgtagcctcgctaattttatagcctcgctactgttttcaCTGCtgttgcttttatttctttacttacctattgttcatctaataccttttttgcactattggttagagcttgtaagtaagcatttcactgtaaggtctacacctgttgtattcagcgcacgtgacaaattaactttgatttgatttgaaaacccacagacactcgtccctctgtggaatgagtttgacacatggtCTAGATAGAGGGGGGAAAGTTTAGCCTCCTTGTATGTGATTAATAACACTAGCCTACTAAACTCACTTTGCTGTAACCACTAGGTATACAATTATGAATCAAAAGACATCCATTGGTTTGGATTGAGCTTATCGGGTCACTGTGTTATTGgtcacaacacaaggtgtgtgtaTACACCAAGTCATCCCACAATCTACTTATGTTTTACAACTGGCCTATTTATTGTAGCCCTGCAAAGCTGCCTGATGCCACGTGTTTACATTAAACGCTGCACAGATTTAATGTAAGCTTGCGGGATCAGGTGGCTTTGTGAGGCTATATATTTTGAACAGCCCATGTATGAATTTCTTGAAAAAACAAATGTACTACTGGATCCAATGGTACAGTCAAGCCCCACCCTTCTATCACTATATTGGTTGGCAGCAGAGGGATAATCCTCACAGTCTTTCAGAGGGATATACCACAAAGCAGGATCactgagttagccagctaacatgCCTAAATATTCTGAAATAACGTTTTATTTTCTAGAAAGATAAGCTTGAAATGGGCATGGTCTAATTGAGTATTACAAAATGTTTGACTTTTTTCAACTTGTAAGTACAAGATGTTGCCTGAAGCAAAGCAAAGTGATGAAcgaaagagagaaaatgaagcTCCTACACAAATATGGATTAGTTTATAACAGTATAATTATTTTAAAGACATTTTGCTGGTCATAGGAGGGCTTTAAAACTAATCATAAACATTGATAGAGTTTGAGACTCGGAGCGAGCACTAGCAGCActccttacaaaaaaagattgcacGTTTGAAACTgtagtaaaagtgcagtaactgcagtcgactgctgtattttggacgcagtaattgtagaataactgcagtgtactgtagttgaactgcagttatactacactgtaactgcagttacactgcaaaattactgcagtaaaaacattttattttggatgcagtatttgcagcatactgcagttataaTGCACTCTACAGTTATAATGCACTCTACAGTTATACAtttggtggttcgagccctgaatgctgatttgctgaaagccgtggtatatcagaccttatgtataccatgggtatgacaaaatatttatttttactgctctaattacgttggtaaccagttcaaatcaaatcaaatgcattggtcacatacacatggttagcagatgttattgcaagtgtagcgaaatgtttgtgcttctagttccgacagtgtagcaatatctaacaagtaatatctaacaattccacaacaaatacctaacacacacaaatctaagtaaagtgatggaataagaatatataaatatatggatgagcaatgtcagagcgcataggctaagatgcgatagtatagaatacagaatatacatgagatgagtaatgcaagatatgtaaacattattaaagtggcattattaaagtgactagtgttccatttattaaagtggccaaggatttcaagtctgtatgtaggcagtagcctctctgtgctagtgatggctgtttaacagtctgatggccttgagatagaagctgtttttcagtctcttggtccgagctttgatgcacctgtatggacctcgccttctgggtggTGATagcattataatagaataaggcttgtgatatatggccaatataccagacTAAGGGCTGTGTACTACCACTCTGCGTTGGGTCGTGCTTAAGAacatcccttagccgtggtatatcgtCCATACCAcacccctcgggccttattgcttaattatactgCACTCAGCGATTTTGTTTCGTAAGGGTCGTGGGATACAGAGAAAAGCTATCCTCCCGAATACAAACAAGAGGCTGAGAACAACCCGTTGGACCTGCAAAGAGTCTAGACAGATCTACAGAGAACGGACGAATGACACAGGATAAACAGTATAAACACCGTTTATCATCTAATTCTACTTTTCATTATAACATTATGAAACAAGTTAAAATGGTAGGATACCAAAGACGCTAGCTATATTTTTTACGTAGTTTTTCACGTAAAACGTAAGTGCAAGGTGTTGCCTACGCTACGACGTAAGTGCGCGAGGCAGCAAGCGCAGTGAAATCTCCAGGAAGCAAAGGATGGAACTTGAGAGAGAAGGAAGTTCCTACACAAATGTGGATTAATTTACAACGCTGTAGTTATTTTAAAGAGATATTGCTGGTCatatgataaaaaataaaaaaacgaatcATGAACGTTGGTAGAGTTTAAGACTCGTGGAGCAGCTAGCGAGCTCTCAAACAAACAAATGTCAAAACAACCCGCTGGATCTGCCGAGTCTAGACAGATCGACAGAGAACGAACGACACAGGAAAAACAGAAACACCGTTTGTCATCTAATTATACTTTTCATAACATTATGAAACAAGTTATAAATGTTTGGATATCAAAGACTCTAGATATATTTTGAACGTGGGGACAGAAGATAATTTGTAAACGGCACCACCTGACCACCCCCAGAATAAAACAATAACAGATGCACAGATCGAGGAATATGCAGCGATAAAACATTTGGCGTGTCATAAAACTGTGTATAAATATTTTAGTCTCTACCAAAAGTAGCTTCTTCATTATCCAAAGAACTGTCAACACTGCCAGCAGAAGTTTTGTCGCTAGTAAATGATCCCGACTTGTTTAGAGCAGGCTGCACCGTTAGATGGATAGCTAGTGCTAGCCACCTACCATCAAGACGTGGTGGTTAATGCTTGCATACATTTATATGACTACCAGCTGTTACTTGTTGGGACGAGAAATTTGAATTGGTACTGTTTTATTTGACTGGCTGTCGAGAAAGCTGCCAAAGAGCGAGAGCAAACGGGTCGTCCGGTTTTGACACTTCATTACTCTTGGGTCACCATGGCGCAGCAGCAGATGCCAAGCTCTCACAAGGCACTGATGCTTGAACTGAAGTCTCTCCAAGAGGAACCAGTGGAGGGTTTCCGCATCGCCCCCGTAGAAGAGTCAGACTTGTACAACTGGGAGGTGGCCATATTTGGACCCCCCAACACACTTTACGAGGGAGGATACTTCAAGGTGAGGGATAATTTAGTCTCAACTGGTTTTGCCTCAGGACCcaaattgaaccaggttgtctcagTCGCGACCCAATATTTGCATCGCGAAAAAGAATTGCCAAAATACAATCAGGAAAACTATTTTTAATGCTGTATTGATATTAAATGTTTCAATTATATGACAAGGGAACAACATTCCCACCTCTTTCATTGTCAATAATTGTATTTTGCACATATTCTTGATGAAGAATGTTTATAAACTCACTGGTTTGAGACCACAAAATCAGACAAAATAGCACTGCAAATAGCTCTATATTGAAAATACTGTGATTGAAGAAAAATTGTTCAGAgattaaattatttaaaaaatgtacattCATTATCATTTATACACACTTTCTACCTGGTTTATGTTAAATTCAGACTGGAGTATTTTTTTTCACGTCAAattgtttataaaaaaatatttataatgaATTTTTACTCAGACACCTATGACCCATTCAAAACCTCCCGCGACCCAAATTTGGGTCACAACCCACCAGTTGAGAATCGCTGATTTAGTCTGTCTTGTCTGTGGGCAGTACACCTGATCCGGGCCTGTAGCTAACTCTAGTCTTATAGTATAGACATAAAACAACAAGAATCCAAACAGTGCTTTTAGCATAGCCTAACACAACACACTGTTGTTGTTATATTTATATGTAGACAATCAGTGTTTGACTGGCCACCGTGAGTGCTAGCCCTTAATCATGACTCTAACCATTACATTACATATAAGAGTCCGTGAAGGAAGGTTCCTTCTGTAGGGGGGGGTTTTGTTAAGAGCTGCGAAGCTCGCTTGCAGTACGGAAACATAAGGACCTTGTATTTCATATCGGCgagaaatacactgaacaaaaatataaatgcaacatgcaacaatttaaaagatttgacTGAATTAGTCAatggaaataaattcattaggccctcctaatctatggatttcacatgaatcgGAATAttgatatgcatctgttggtcacagatactgtaCCTTAAATAAAattaggggtgtggatcagacaaccagtcagtatctggtgtgaccaccatttgcctaatgcagtgcaacacatctgttgtcccactcctcttcaatggctgtacgaagttgctggatattggtggcaACTGGAACAcgcatgctcaatgggtgatgacatgtctggtgagtttgcaggccatggaagaagtaGGACATttccagcttccaggaattgtgtacagccttgcaacatggggccatgcattgtcatgctaaaacatgaggtgatgacggcggatgaatggcacgacaatggagcctcaggatctcgtcacagtatctctgtgcattcaaattgccatcgataaaatgtaattgtgttcgttgtccatagcttatgcctgctcataccataaccccaccgccaccatgggccaCTGTACACAACGtgaaaccgctcgcccacacaatgccatacacgctgtctacCATCTGAAACTGGGATTAATCtctgaagagcacacttctccagcgtgccggtggccatcaaaggtgagcatttgcccactgaagtcagttacgaccgcgaactgcagtcaggttaagaccctggtgaggacgatgagcatgcaaatgagcttccctgagacggtttctgacagtttatgAAATTATTCGGTTGAGCAAACCCACAGtgtcatcagctgtccgggtgactggtctcagatgatcccgcaggtgacgaagccagatatggaggtcctgggctggcgtggttacacatggtctgcggtggGGCCGGTTGGAcgttctgccaaattctctaaaacgaagttGGAGGTGGCTCATGGTAGAGAAATCaatattcaattatctggcaacaacactggtggacattcctgcagtcagcatgacaatttcacgctccctcaaaacttgagacatctgtggcattatgatGTGTGAcgacaactgcacatttttagagtggccttttattgtccccagcacaaggtgcacctgtgtaatgatcatgctgtttaatcagcttcttgatatgccacacctgtcaggtggatggattgtcttggcaaaggagaaatgctcacttacagggatgtaaacaaatttgtgcacaacatttgagagttgaataagcttttgtgcgtattgaacatttctgggatcttttatttcagttcatgaaacatttCTATAAATGCTGGATCAGCTTCAAGTTTGATTTCCCATTAAATAATTGACCATCTACAGTTGACTCAGTGTCTTCTAATGACAACAATTGAGGGCAGAACTGGACGTGCTTGAGTGCAATGTTTTTTTACAAGTAcattattatatttatattttatatttttttcagtataATTTTCTAAAAACATAAGGTTAAATTGATTCACAActtttatagggttagggttctcACACGGCCATATTTTCATGTTACAGTGCTTGTTTACGGAAGACAGAGTGgactacctgtgctaattagctatctgtgTCACCGAACACCTTTGTGTAAACCACAATTTATGGTGTAAACGGAAGACCATAAatgtgttgtcactgaaaaatacaaCTGTGTTAAAACAATGTAAAGTAAGTGTGTGATTTGCATTTGTGAATTTTTTTAATGGGATCTGAAAGTAGaaggatttatgtttctagaaccgtaccgcactgcaattgagaatcgattcacatttagatggagtaGTTGGTTGTTTTGGCTTCGAGCCAATTCGCCCTTTAAACATaacatgtaaggtccttggactaagGAGTAACGTTAGGCACCTCTACTCCATTATTGAGCTACGTGAGTGCATACCCCGGTCTAGAGAGCAATGTTTGACAAACTTGGCGTACCACTTTAACGACCATCGAAAAATATGTTTATTATGTTGTTTGTTATGTTACAACTGAGTTATCTGTCACCCAGGCCAAAATCCACCAGTGGGTTTCAACACACTTTCTGAAATGTCAAAGTTTTCCTGCCCTCACACATCACTGATTTTCTCTCATTTCCAGGCACACATTAAGTTTCCAGTTGACTACCCTTACTGTCCACCTACTTTCCGTTTCCTCACAAAGATGTGGCACCCCAACATATATGAGGTGAGGTGTACCACATTGTATGTTTGTGTAAGAGTTAAGGACGGACCGTAAGCTCATGCCACAGCTAGCTTGGTACCTTTTGGGTGGCTCAGCCCGTTGGAACGTAGGGCGTTAACGTGTGTTTTGCGAAACAGAGGATCACTTGTTCGAGCCCAGTATGGGGCAGTCGGACAGTGGAGGAAGCTAAGCTGTTAGCAGCACACTGACCCccgctgtgtttgtgtgtcttgcTTTTGTGTGATTATATGATTTATTGCTGTGGAGTGTAACATGTTGCTTGTCTACAGAATGGCGACGTGTGTATCTCCATCCTTCACCCCCCTGTTGACGACCCCCGGAGCGGAGAGCTGCCCTCTGAGAGATGGAATCCCACCCAGAATGTCAGGTAAAACACCTGGGCTGCGTTCAGGATGAAGTAAACCTAGCAAACATTTAAGTGAACGGACAGGGTACTGTTCTGAACAACCTGTTGAGGAACATTGTAATGATGGTGGCTCAGAGGGCGGTTGTGCGGTGTGATGCTGGACATCTCTTACTATTTCATCAAATACGCCACTCGTTTCTTTGGGTCACTCAAAGGTCAGAGGTTTCATCCACGAAACTATAGCAGTTATATAcctcaatgtaaaaaaaaaatggtgtgcAACGTTTTGGGAGAATGTGTCTTTAAGTACATATTGTTGTAAAACGTTGCAAAATGTTTCATCAACTGAACACACCCCCAACTCTCTGGACATTTGTATTGTATATGTCTGTATGTTCAGGACCATCCTACTGAGTGTGATCTCTCTGTTGAATGAGCCCAACACCTTCTCCCCGGCCAATGTCGATGCCTCTGTTATGTTCCGCAAGtggagagacagcaagggcaaGGACAAAGAGTATGCCGAGATCATCAGGTTCTTAGAATTCACTTTCTCTTAAACACAAAATGACAAACAACAACATGCTCGTTTATACACATACAACTAAATGTGAAAATTTGGTGCAATCATTCACTTCATTTTTATATCTGGAACCTTTCACTCTTCTGTCTGTCTCACATTGTATTTACTGTCGgttgtgctctctccctctctttatttctctctcgctgtctatCTCTCTCAGGAAGCAGGTCGTGTCCACTAAAGTGGAGGCGGAGCGGGACGGCGTGAAGGTGCCTACTACGCTGGCAGAGTACTGCATCCAGACCAAAGTGCCTTCCCACGACAGCAGCTCGGACCTGCTCTACGATGACCTCTACGATGATGACATCGAGGAGGAGGATGACGATGAGGATGATGCAGAGGCAGTGGGCCAGATGGCAGGAGAGGGTGGCTTCAATGACGAGGAAGACTCGGGCAACGAAGAGTCATGACCTTCCTTCTCCTCTCGTTGTTTATCTTGCTCCTTCCCACACCCTTCCTACCGAGGACTCCGCTGCAGCCTCGTCCTGTTCTGTCCTTACTTTCTGATTCCTTCccacgtgcgcgcacacacactcttGCTGGCTCCATCCCTTCTTGAAGGCGTCTCCTTGGCACTTACTTTACCTTGAGATTTGTTTTAATCTCTGTCAAACATGCCCAAATGCATAATTTTAACAGCTGTATGGGGATCAGatttatttaattgttttattatGGCATTTTTTGTTTTCCTAATTAATCTCCCTCATTGATGTTCATGAGGCATAATCAGTGGGTTAGTTTATGCAGCTTTACTTGTGGTCAATTATATCACAAAGTGATATAAACCAAAATGGTTGTTTCTCTTTCAACTATTTGATGGGTCCGTATTAAACAGAATTGCATGCTTTTTGATGACACCAATTTGGCATGTATGCTGACTACCAGTGTTGCAAAAAACATTTTGTGAGAATTACAATTGGCTGCTTGATTTGTCACTAGATTACATTTTGCAGTTGCGGCCACAACATCACGGCTCCAATTTGCATTGCTGCGGTCCCTGACATTCGCCCCTTTTCCTGCCGCACACCCCTTCCCCTTGtgcttctctgtctgtgtgtgcaccTGCTGTGACTTCTGTTGCATAGGCAGCTTTTCCCACTCTTGTTTGTGGGAAAAGTCGCTAAATGGTATCAAAACTCCCCAAAGGCAGCCTGAAAAGTAGTTTGACGCTAGGTTCTTTGAAAAAAGTCACTGTGGGGGTCTGAGCTCGCTAAATATAGCGACTTCAAGTTGGCAACACTGGTCTCTATCCCTCCCAGGGTTCACATACACATTCGTCTTACAAATGAATTCAATTCCTTTTAAACTATATAGTGTAAAACCAAATCCTATTCAGATGTAAAACCAATTTAAATTAACTAAAATTTGTTCTTAAGCTGTGTAACAGAGTGGTAAGATGCACTCAATGAACATACCCCTCTCTTACTCTGTCTCACACAGTCAACAAGATGAAGACCctttaataaaaataaacacattttctgTATTGCCCTGACAGGGATCTGAACACAAAAAGGACACTTATTTTGCCATTTTTGGTAGGTTCCCCATTTTTCTCTGAGTAATCTACTCAATCAAAGATCGCTAACAGAAAGGAAGGGTTGGGCACTCACTACCAACAAGCATCTCTTTGAGTGGATGCATCACAGCATGCATCTCTCCAACCAGAGACAGCAGAGAAGCAATCTCTGCTCCAAACTCTCCAAGGTTAAATGTACCTGGAACTGATGAAGGGATGCAGAGACAGGATGCTAAGACATACGCCTGATGTCATTTGAGCTCTTGTCCTCTCAAACAGAAGATGCTTCCGAGTATTGGTACCGTACCAGCGCTGGATAATTTCCATGGAGACTGGACTGGTGATAGTTGTTTCCGTGGAAACTGATTTGTAACTACCCTATCTTTCTTTGGGGGACTTGAACACCAGGGATAAATGGGACAAGCGgacaactcccccccccccccccgacacagAGCGCTGGAGCCATGAGAATGCTCTGCACAGAAAACAACAGGAACCCTACAGAGAGGGATCACTGCTGTTTCAATACCATTTGATCTGTTTGTTTGTATTTGCTGTAGTCAATAATCTCCCATTCAAGGTTTGATGAAAACATCTCACTTTATTCAGATACACAGGCAATGAATGCTGGATCACCATAGGAAGTGTTGGCCATTCCATAACACTTTGTTACAGCTTTAGTTTGGGGTGTCTGTGGGGTGTCACCTACCTCTACTTGTGTATGTGCAACAGGCCTAGGTTCCCATACTAtgtgaaatcatttcaaatgtcaCAAAAGTGCAAACCTCACCTACCGGACATCCCAGACTGACGAAAGCTAACTAATtgaagatttcaaatagtatttgaacacaGGTCTGATGACCAAGAGATTTTGAGGGAAACGTGAACAATGTCACTTAAAGGCTtggattttttaaatgttgagTCTGATAGTCCATAAGATCTTCCAGAGACAATGACATTCATGATGTTTTGTTGAGAAAGAGATCCTCTCCCCCGTCCCAGTTCTAGTCACAGGCCCCTTGACCCCAGATAGGTAATCAATAAATAGAAAAGCATTCCGTTTGGCAACAAGTGGAGTGCTACATAACCATTCATGCTAATTTATTAGATAATTAATTCCAAGGATAGTGTAGAGACTTGGGGCTCGATTCAACTAAACCCACTGGGCAGTATTCACGCAAGAGCATGTAGGCCTAAACATACTAGGTAAACAAATATATTGCGTAAACATTGCCAAAGCAGGTTGGCTTGGATACGGCCATTGGTGTCTTTCAGCTATTACGTGTTCAAGTATAACATTCCCATTGTTTTTGTTTTCCTTGGTCTAACTTAACATGTGTCATGAATGTTTTCTTGTAATGGATGTTCACCAAAGATAAGAGGCTTTCTTTTGTGAATGTAAGGCTTTATCTTTGGGTTGTTTGTTGCACAAATAAATAGAGGGCACTGGAAATGTTGTCAAAGCTATTGCAAAGTGAGGTTACTTTTGACCATTAATAATCCACTTGTTTGATATGAATTGGGTTTTCAAAGTAAAACAAAATGTATTCAAATGAAATGCCCCTCAAAGTTTACTGATGGTAAAATTGGTGGGTGCAGATGCAACCTAGTCTCAATCACACGTGTCGGCAGCATTGAGAGCCTCCCGCTACTGATCTCCCTGTGTGTTATGGGGTGAGGTGAGGCTCTTAACCTTCTGCCTTACATCCTTTCTTGAAAGCCACATGGGCctgaaaagaaagaaagatataAACAGTATCAACTGTATAACAGGGCAACAAGGTATAAGCATTATACTTACAGGCTTCTTATTTTTCCCCTCGCATATCTCTTCAGAGTGATGAGAAGTAGCCCTTCCTTTTACACTCTGCTTGGCTGCAGATGCGATTCTAAAGCGATCACTGGTAGAGGACACGTCTGTAGAGGGCTTCAGGCTGATAGCATCAACTCCATGGAGCATGGCCTTGCTACTTTGGGTTAAAACATCACCCACAAGGACCTGAAGTTGGTTGAAGGCTTTTGAGATTGAATTTGCAGCTACATCCATGATCTTGGACTTGCCCTGTGGGTCGTCCATGTCTGTAGCATGTTCCACTATGGGATGACTGCTGACTAGCTTCAGGTAGATGGAAATTACCTGTCTTGACTAGGTTAGCGGCATCGGTGGAcacaccatagaaatagaatgaatagaaaggGTGTGTCCATTCAAGTCAGTGGTAGCACAATGGGTGGACTGGCAATCTATTTCTATGGGCCATACAGCCATCCAGGCTTGCACACTTTCAGCTGCTTTGAAGGTGGCCACAATTCATCGCTCCCAACACTTGGGCGATGACGAATGTAGGTGTTGAGCAGCAGCTCCCACTCATTGGGAAAGATGTAGGGGATTATAGTGATATTATTTATCAAGGTGCAGCTGCTACTACTCTTCAACCTTTGGATGCCATCTACCATAGTGCCCTTCGTTTTGTTACAGATGAGTTTTCATAGCCGAGAGCTGTCATAAGCATTTGCATAGAGGTACTTCCCGCCAAGTAACTCTGCAAAGCTCTGagcaaatgta
Proteins encoded in this window:
- the LOC120052025 gene encoding ubiquitin-conjugating enzyme E2 R2-like; this translates as MAQQQMPSSHKALMLELKSLQEEPVEGFRIAPVEESDLYNWEVAIFGPPNTLYEGGYFKAHIKFPVDYPYCPPTFRFLTKMWHPNIYENGDVCISILHPPVDDPRSGELPSERWNPTQNVRTILLSVISLLNEPNTFSPANVDASVMFRKWRDSKGKDKEYAEIIRKQVVSTKVEAERDGVKVPTTLAEYCIQTKVPSHDSSSDLLYDDLYDDDIEEEDDDEDDAEAVGQMAGEGGFNDEEDSGNEES